From Brassica oleracea var. oleracea cultivar TO1000 chromosome C3, BOL, whole genome shotgun sequence, a single genomic window includes:
- the LOC106330441 gene encoding uncharacterized protein LOC106330441, giving the protein MWYVNVGFGKHGTDCKTGEPTFTICCNHGQIRLPPINQPPALLEELLQLRWFQDTFRVYNSVLAFTSVGMKMDYSVVHAPGPYTIRILGQTHHRIGSLIPQQGRLPEYLQLYIFDTSNEVRNRLNAMGKTSAEGNLDETTIGCLIEMIDENNCLAKIFRRARDHYEGVGTEFAIRLLPEKGKGKEYDLPSTSEVACLIVGDMSSTIGVRDIVVRFQSETLQQIRDDHPLYMSLQYPLLFSYGEYGFHPEIPLHLKTGTSRTRQFLTIRQYYASQIETRLNQGMTLIKGGRLLHQFVVDVYTAIEKDRLRWARNNQDFLRAELYSNVLDVVSKGDTDAKIIGQRFILPPSFTGGPRYLVEKYHDAIAICREYGNLDLFITITANSNWREIKEHLSKYGGDSPNDRHGIECRVFKMKLDQLLKDFKNGTFFKPYTAALHRIEFQKRGLPHAHILLWFGNSSGTPSAEEVDEIISAELPDKEEDPEAYNLVIKHMIHGPCGVINRKSPCMENSVCTKKYPRPYNDYTSIDKSRGICYIVGA; this is encoded by the coding sequence ATGTGGTACGTTAATGTGGGCTTCGGAAAGCACGGTACGGACTGCAAAACAGGTGAACCAACGTTCACAATTTGCTGTAACCATGGTCAAATCAGGCTTCCGCCGATCAATCAACCCCCAGCCCTATTAGAAGAACTTCTTCAGTTGAGATGGTTTCAAGATACTTTCCGAGTCTATAATTCTGTACTGGCTTTCACATCCGTTGGAATGAAAATGGATTATAGTGTGGTGCATGCGCCTGGTCCTTACACTATACGGATCCTAGGTCAAACTCACCACAGAATTGGTTCGCTTATACCGCAACAAGGCCGTCTCCCAGAATATCTACAGCTTTATATATTTGATACGAGCAACGAAGTCAGAAACCGCTTAAATGCGATGGGGAAAACCTCAGCAGAAGGTAATCTCGATGAGACAACCATAGGGTGCCTCATCGAGATGATTGATGAGAATAATTGTTTAGCTAAGATTTTTCGACGGGCACGTGACCACTACGAAGGCGTCGGGACAGAGTTTGCTATTAGGTTGCTCCCAGAAAAAGGAAAGGGGAAAGAATATGATCTTCCGAGTACAAGTGAGGTGGCATGCCTTATCGTAGGGGATATGTCATCAACAATTGGGGTACGAGATATAGTTGTCCGATTTCAATCTGAGACTCTGCAGCAAATACGTGACGATCATCCTCTATACATGAGCCTACAATATCCTCTTTTGTTTTCATATGGTGAGTATGGGTTTCACCCAGAGATCCCACTACATCTTAAGACAGGCACTTCAAGAACAAGACAATTCCTAACCATACGGCAATACTACGCTTCTCAAATCGAGACACGTCTTAACCAAGGGATGACATTGATTAAAGGAGGTCGTCTCCTCCATCAATTTGTTGTGGACGTTTATACGGCAATTGAAAAAGATCGACTAAGGTGGGCGAGGAATAATCAAGATTTCTTGAGAGCCGAGCTCTACAGTAATGTACTCGATGTTGTAAGCAAGGGTGACACTGATGCTAAAATTATTGGTCAAAGGTTCATATTGCCGCCAAGTTTCACAGGCGGGCCCCGGTACTTAGTTGAGAAATACCATGATGCGATTGCTATTTGCAGAGAATATGGGAATCTAGATTTGTTTATCACAATAACGGCCAATTCTAATTGGAGAGAAATTAAAGAGCATCTTTCGAAATATGGTGGAGACTCTCCCAATGATAGACATGGCATTGAATGTCGAGTCTTTAAGATGAAGTTAGATCAGCTACTCAAAGATTTCAAAAACGGAACTTTCTTCAAGCCATACACAGCAGCTCTTCACAGGATAGAGTTTCAAAAAAGAGGGCTCCCTCATGCACATATATTATTGTGGTTTGGAAACTCTTCCGGAACACCAAGTGCAGAGGAAGTAGATGAGATAATTTCAGCTGAACTCCCAGACAAAGAAGAAGACCCAGAAGCTTACAATTTAGTAATAAAACACATGATCCATGGTCCATGTGGTGTCATTAATCGGAAGTCACCATGTATGGAGAATAGTGTGTGCACGAAAAAGTATCCTCGACCGTATAATGACTATACATCGATCGATAAATCAAGAGGTATATGTTATATCGTCGGCGCATGA